A genome region from Pseudoalteromonas tetraodonis includes the following:
- a CDS encoding DUF1302 domain-containing protein, translating into MIRRSLFVKNKIVLGLTAAAIGLSAAQTQAATFEVGGFDIAFDSTFSYGQSIRVEDRDFNLIGKSNNPSFDWTGYNPAINTIYSSQDVWAQPGSYSNNGDAGDLNFDSGETFSKLLKGTHDLSISKDNYGLFTRFMYFYDFELMDGDRAYVNPTSGQGVDPCDDDDTKEQSCADIRLLDAYVWANFDLNEGKNPLSIRVGQQVVNWGESTLISHGINVNPVDIDRLKAPGAELKEAFIPVGMLWASLGLTENMTLEGFYQYQWHETRLPAAGTYFSTNDFAAENGYQQNVQLGFTSNPDIDLAFLTDNLNNLMATYGQVASSQGIDPSSAAGQQLLANMYLAYPTKVALKGKGYDGKTEPDDGGQYGLRLGMFLPEWNDTEVALYHVNYHSRRPLISGRVSNFTQASLQQDLAMIATTEITSDNVSDLKAFAKATNEYPEDIKLYGLSFNTSLGETAFAGEFTFREDEPLQIDDVELLYAAMPEQLAIAGLRPEFAGISQMSKGDAASVVGPGELAKGYIERNTSQLQFTATHLFGPSLGADSWAVVGEIGGVRINNMPEYDEMRLNVSGTGRSGIMQGPGSSDYSALHMALSNGPEQKSFATASSWGYRLIAKGDYFNIYNGINFSPRFVFSHDVNGNTPDPMFLFIEDRKSLGATMSFNYQNAWSLDVSYNSFWGGGDTNTFSDRDYVSFNLKYSI; encoded by the coding sequence ATGATAAGAAGATCGCTTTTTGTTAAAAATAAAATAGTACTCGGCTTAACAGCTGCGGCTATCGGTTTATCAGCAGCACAGACACAGGCTGCAACATTTGAGGTAGGCGGTTTTGATATCGCTTTCGACTCTACTTTTTCTTATGGGCAAAGTATTCGCGTAGAAGACCGTGACTTTAACCTCATTGGTAAAAGTAATAACCCATCATTTGATTGGACAGGTTATAACCCAGCAATCAATACAATTTATTCATCTCAAGATGTCTGGGCTCAACCGGGCTCTTACTCAAATAATGGTGATGCAGGCGATTTAAACTTTGATAGCGGCGAAACTTTTTCAAAGCTATTAAAAGGCACGCATGACCTATCAATAAGTAAAGATAACTACGGCTTATTTACTCGTTTTATGTATTTTTATGATTTTGAATTAATGGACGGCGATCGTGCCTACGTTAATCCAACATCTGGTCAGGGTGTAGATCCGTGTGATGATGATGATACTAAAGAGCAAAGCTGTGCTGACATTCGTTTACTTGATGCGTATGTGTGGGCAAACTTTGATTTAAATGAAGGCAAAAACCCGCTTTCTATTCGAGTTGGTCAACAAGTGGTTAACTGGGGGGAAAGTACATTAATCTCTCATGGTATTAACGTAAATCCGGTTGATATTGACCGATTAAAAGCACCAGGTGCTGAACTAAAAGAAGCGTTTATTCCGGTTGGTATGTTGTGGGCCTCATTAGGGCTTACAGAAAACATGACCTTAGAGGGCTTTTATCAGTATCAATGGCATGAAACACGTTTACCTGCAGCAGGGACTTATTTTTCTACCAATGATTTTGCGGCTGAAAACGGTTATCAACAAAATGTACAGCTTGGTTTCACCTCAAACCCTGATATTGACTTAGCGTTTTTAACAGATAACTTGAATAACCTGATGGCAACTTATGGCCAAGTGGCTTCGAGCCAAGGTATTGATCCATCAAGTGCAGCTGGACAACAATTACTGGCCAATATGTACTTAGCGTACCCGACTAAGGTTGCCCTTAAAGGTAAAGGCTATGATGGAAAAACAGAGCCTGATGATGGCGGTCAATATGGTCTGCGCTTAGGTATGTTTTTGCCAGAGTGGAACGATACAGAAGTGGCACTTTACCATGTAAATTATCACAGCCGCCGTCCACTTATTTCGGGCCGCGTATCTAATTTCACGCAAGCATCATTGCAACAAGATTTAGCCATGATTGCCACCACTGAAATTACCTCTGATAACGTCTCTGACTTAAAAGCATTTGCTAAAGCGACAAACGAATACCCTGAAGATATTAAACTATATGGTTTGAGTTTTAATACCTCGCTGGGTGAAACCGCGTTTGCAGGTGAATTCACTTTCCGTGAAGACGAACCACTGCAAATCGATGACGTAGAATTACTTTATGCAGCTATGCCTGAGCAATTAGCGATTGCCGGCTTACGCCCTGAATTTGCGGGTATTTCGCAAATGAGTAAAGGTGATGCTGCAAGTGTTGTAGGTCCAGGCGAGCTGGCTAAAGGTTACATTGAACGTAATACTTCACAGCTACAGTTTACGGCAACGCATTTATTCGGCCCTTCATTAGGTGCTGATAGCTGGGCAGTTGTCGGTGAAATTGGTGGTGTTCGCATCAACAATATGCCTGAATACGATGAAATGCGTTTAAATGTTTCTGGTACTGGTCGAAGCGGTATTATGCAAGGCCCAGGTAGTTCAGACTATTCTGCATTGCATATGGCTTTATCAAATGGTCCTGAGCAAAAATCGTTTGCTACGGCGTCGTCTTGGGGTTATCGCTTAATTGCCAAAGGTGATTACTTTAATATTTACAATGGTATTAACTTCTCACCCCGTTTTGTGTTCTCGCATGATGTTAATGGTAATACGCCTGATCCAATGTTCTTGTTCATTGAAGATCGTAAGTCACTAGGTGCTACTATGAGCTTTAATTACCAAAATGCATGGTCTTTAGATGTAAGTTACAACTCATTTTGGGGTGGTGGCGACACCAACACTTTCTCTGACCGAGATTACGTTTCTTTTAACTTAAAATATTCTATCTAG
- a CDS encoding DUF2835 family protein, with amino-acid sequence MIEHYFYINLSYNECMDYYHGRYSSIQVTADSGKTIRFAAHYLRPFMSSLGIRGRFRLILSNENKFIRLERVA; translated from the coding sequence ATGATAGAACATTATTTTTATATAAATTTGAGCTATAACGAGTGCATGGATTATTACCATGGCCGGTATAGCTCAATTCAAGTAACAGCTGATAGCGGCAAAACAATTCGTTTTGCTGCGCATTATCTTCGGCCCTTCATGTCTAGTTTAGGTATTCGTGGTCGGTTTAGACTTATTTTAAGTAATGAAAACAAGTTCATCCGTCTCGAACGAGTAGCCTAG